In a genomic window of Phragmites australis chromosome 14, lpPhrAust1.1, whole genome shotgun sequence:
- the LOC133890485 gene encoding zinc finger CCCH domain-containing protein 53-like isoform X2, whose protein sequence is MDAYEATKVVFSRIQALDPDHAAKIMGFLLIRDHGEKEMIRLAFGPEALLHTVMAKARKELGLLPASGPGTPTSAAAHSPFLMSRQNSGRCGTAPSPLSVSSPSSWAPPPVFSRSNSVSNGAVEEMVGVGEELMSPANGNGPPSPFFRGPGGDPLLDELQLQEQLAFLNDGGAGAGHQLPLFDGSECRSPGAGDGGFFPYGLGWANGGPGHRRSSSVSELCLGGADGLGWKPCLYYARGYCKNGSACRFVHGGLPDDAGAKMDPTSMDQQCQDILLRSKSQSLAAAAFPYSPTGSLPGSPSAASKCLSLLLQQQNESQRAAAAAAAATLMLGGNEAHKFMGRPRLDRADLASMMNPGSRQIYLTFPADSTFREEDVSNYFSIYGPVHDVRIPYQQKRMFGFVTFVYPETVKLILAKGNPHFICDARVLVKPYKEKGKVPDKYRKQQLQGERVDFSNGLDARDPFDLHQLGARMLQHSNSANELLLRRKLEEQQQQQAAELQQAMELQSRRLMGLQLLDLKSRSSAAPSPIGMPFSPTRAVATPTVESPPDSGEQGKGGSFLLPQRRAVNAPDKEESAGEASPNGDSDQSVDHNLPDSPFASPTMSAAFARDPFAPNESEISAAPTGCHASFVGINNGGSVTNHLRPSALDIPPPKPYFFPMPRLSSDHGAGAIGM, encoded by the exons ATGGACGCCTACGAGGCGACCAAGGTGGTGTTCTCGCGGATCCAGGCGCTGGACCCGGACCACGCCGCCAAGATCATGGGGTTCTTGCTCATCCGGGACCACGGCGAGAAGGAGATGATACGCCTCGCCTTCGGCCCCGAGGCGCTGCTCCACACCGTCATGGCCAAGGCGCGCAAGGAGCTCGGCCTGCTCCCGGCGTCCGGCCCGGGGACGCCGACCTCCGCGGCCGCGCACTCGCCGTTCCTGATGTCGCGCCAGAACTCAGGCCGCTGCGGTACCGCACCCTCGCCGCTCTCGGTCTCATCGCCCTCGTCGTGGGCGCCCCCGCCGGTGTTCTCGAGAAGCAACAGCGTGAGCAATGGCGCGGTGGAGGAAATGGtcggcgtcggggaggagcTGATGAGCCCGGCGAACGGAAACGGCCCGCCGTCGCCGTTCTTTCGCGGGCCCGGCGGGGACCCGCTCCTCGACGAGCTCCAGCTGCAGGAGCAGCTCGCGTTCCTCAACGACGGGGGCGCGGGGGCCGGGCACCAGCTGCCCCTGTTCGACGGCAGCGAGTGCCGAAGCCCAGGCGCTGGCGACGGCGGGTTCTTCCCGTACGGACTCGGGTGGGCTAACGGCGGCCCCgggcaccgccgaagctcgtcGGTGAGCGAGCTCTGCCTCGGCGGGGCCGACGGCCTCGGCTGGAAGCCGTGCCTGTACTACGCCCGCGGGTACTGCAAGAACGGCAGCGCTTGCCGGTTCGTCCACGGCGGGCTTCCCGACGACGCCGGCGCCAAGATGGACCCCACCTCCATGGATCAGCAGTGCCAGGACATCCTCCTCCGCTCCAAGTCGCAGAGCCTTGCCGCTGCTGCCTTCCCCTACTCACCGACCGGATCGCTCCCTGGCTCCCCGTCGGCGGCCAGCAAATGCTTGAGCTTGCTCTTGCAGCAGCAGAACGAGAGCCAAAG GGCTGCAGCTGCAGCGGCCGCTGCAACGCTGATGCTGGGCGGCAACGAGGCGCACAAGTTCATGGGGCGGCCGCGGCTGGACCGCGCCGACTTGGCGAGCATGATGAACCCCGGCTCGCGGCAGATTTACCTCACCTTCCCGGCGGACAGCACGTTCCgcgaggaggacgtctccaacTACTTCAG CATCTACGGCCCCGTCCACGACGTGCGCATCCCGTACCAGCAGAAGCGCATGTTCGGGTTCGTTACCTTCGTCTACCCGGAGACGGTGAAGCTGATCCTGGCCAAGGGCAACCCGCACTTCATCTGCGACGCGCGCGTGCTCGTCAAGCCCTACAAGGAGAAGGGCAAGGTCCCCGACAAATACAG GAAGCAGCAGCTGCAAGGTGAGAGGGTGGATTTCTCCAACGGGTTAGATGCCAGAGACCCCTTCGACCTGCACCAGCTCG GTGCGAGGATGCTGCAGCACTCCAACAGCGCGAACGAGTTGTTGCTGAGGAGGAAGctggaggagcagcagcagcagcaggcagccgAGCTGCAGCAGGCGATGGAGCTCCAGAGCCGACGCCTCATGGGTTTGCAGCTGCTAGACCTCAAGtcccgctcctccgcagcgccGAGCCCCATTGGCATGCCCTTCAGTCCTACTCGGGCTGTCGCCACCCCTACCGTCGAGTCGCCGCCTGATTCCG GGGAGCAAGGCAAGGGCGGCAGCTTCCTTCTTCCTCAGAGGAGGGCGGTCAACGCACCCGATAAGGAGGAATCTGCCGGCGAGGCGAGTCCGAACGGAGACAGTGACCAAAG TGTGGATCATAACCTCCCGGACAGCCCGTTCGCATCGCCAACCATGTCCGCAGCGTTTGCTCGTGATCCTTTCGCGCCAAATGAGTCTGAGATCTCAGCCGCCCCCACAGGATGCCACGCATCCTTTGTTGGCATCAACAATGGCGGCAGCGTCACAAACCATCTGAGGCCCTCTGCACTGGATATACCTCCACCGAAGCCCTACTTCTTCCCCATGCCCAG GCTGTCCTCCGATCACGGTGCCGGCGCGATCGGGATGTAA
- the LOC133890485 gene encoding zinc finger CCCH domain-containing protein 53-like isoform X1 yields the protein MDAYEATKVVFSRIQALDPDHAAKIMGFLLIRDHGEKEMIRLAFGPEALLHTVMAKARKELGLLPASGPGTPTSAAAHSPFLMSRQNSGRCGTAPSPLSVSSPSSWAPPPVFSRSNSVSNGAVEEMVGVGEELMSPANGNGPPSPFFRGPGGDPLLDELQLQEQLAFLNDGGAGAGHQLPLFDGSECRSPGAGDGGFFPYGLGWANGGPGHRRSSSVSELCLGGADGLGWKPCLYYARGYCKNGSACRFVHGGLPDDAGAKMDPTSMDQQCQDILLRSKSQSLAAAAFPYSPTGSLPGSPSAASKCLSLLLQQQNESQRAAAAAAAATLMLGGNEAHKFMGRPRLDRADLASMMNPGSRQIYLTFPADSTFREEDVSNYFSIYGPVHDVRIPYQQKRMFGFVTFVYPETVKLILAKGNPHFICDARVLVKPYKEKGKVPDKYRKQQLQGERVDFSNGLDARDPFDLHQLGARMLQHSNSANELLLRRKLEEQQQQQAAELQQAMELQSRRLMGLQLLDLKSRSSAAPSPIGMPFSPTRAVATPTVESPPDSVGEQGKGGSFLLPQRRAVNAPDKEESAGEASPNGDSDQSVDHNLPDSPFASPTMSAAFARDPFAPNESEISAAPTGCHASFVGINNGGSVTNHLRPSALDIPPPKPYFFPMPRLSSDHGAGAIGM from the exons ATGGACGCCTACGAGGCGACCAAGGTGGTGTTCTCGCGGATCCAGGCGCTGGACCCGGACCACGCCGCCAAGATCATGGGGTTCTTGCTCATCCGGGACCACGGCGAGAAGGAGATGATACGCCTCGCCTTCGGCCCCGAGGCGCTGCTCCACACCGTCATGGCCAAGGCGCGCAAGGAGCTCGGCCTGCTCCCGGCGTCCGGCCCGGGGACGCCGACCTCCGCGGCCGCGCACTCGCCGTTCCTGATGTCGCGCCAGAACTCAGGCCGCTGCGGTACCGCACCCTCGCCGCTCTCGGTCTCATCGCCCTCGTCGTGGGCGCCCCCGCCGGTGTTCTCGAGAAGCAACAGCGTGAGCAATGGCGCGGTGGAGGAAATGGtcggcgtcggggaggagcTGATGAGCCCGGCGAACGGAAACGGCCCGCCGTCGCCGTTCTTTCGCGGGCCCGGCGGGGACCCGCTCCTCGACGAGCTCCAGCTGCAGGAGCAGCTCGCGTTCCTCAACGACGGGGGCGCGGGGGCCGGGCACCAGCTGCCCCTGTTCGACGGCAGCGAGTGCCGAAGCCCAGGCGCTGGCGACGGCGGGTTCTTCCCGTACGGACTCGGGTGGGCTAACGGCGGCCCCgggcaccgccgaagctcgtcGGTGAGCGAGCTCTGCCTCGGCGGGGCCGACGGCCTCGGCTGGAAGCCGTGCCTGTACTACGCCCGCGGGTACTGCAAGAACGGCAGCGCTTGCCGGTTCGTCCACGGCGGGCTTCCCGACGACGCCGGCGCCAAGATGGACCCCACCTCCATGGATCAGCAGTGCCAGGACATCCTCCTCCGCTCCAAGTCGCAGAGCCTTGCCGCTGCTGCCTTCCCCTACTCACCGACCGGATCGCTCCCTGGCTCCCCGTCGGCGGCCAGCAAATGCTTGAGCTTGCTCTTGCAGCAGCAGAACGAGAGCCAAAG GGCTGCAGCTGCAGCGGCCGCTGCAACGCTGATGCTGGGCGGCAACGAGGCGCACAAGTTCATGGGGCGGCCGCGGCTGGACCGCGCCGACTTGGCGAGCATGATGAACCCCGGCTCGCGGCAGATTTACCTCACCTTCCCGGCGGACAGCACGTTCCgcgaggaggacgtctccaacTACTTCAG CATCTACGGCCCCGTCCACGACGTGCGCATCCCGTACCAGCAGAAGCGCATGTTCGGGTTCGTTACCTTCGTCTACCCGGAGACGGTGAAGCTGATCCTGGCCAAGGGCAACCCGCACTTCATCTGCGACGCGCGCGTGCTCGTCAAGCCCTACAAGGAGAAGGGCAAGGTCCCCGACAAATACAG GAAGCAGCAGCTGCAAGGTGAGAGGGTGGATTTCTCCAACGGGTTAGATGCCAGAGACCCCTTCGACCTGCACCAGCTCG GTGCGAGGATGCTGCAGCACTCCAACAGCGCGAACGAGTTGTTGCTGAGGAGGAAGctggaggagcagcagcagcagcaggcagccgAGCTGCAGCAGGCGATGGAGCTCCAGAGCCGACGCCTCATGGGTTTGCAGCTGCTAGACCTCAAGtcccgctcctccgcagcgccGAGCCCCATTGGCATGCCCTTCAGTCCTACTCGGGCTGTCGCCACCCCTACCGTCGAGTCGCCGCCTGATTCCG TAGGGGAGCAAGGCAAGGGCGGCAGCTTCCTTCTTCCTCAGAGGAGGGCGGTCAACGCACCCGATAAGGAGGAATCTGCCGGCGAGGCGAGTCCGAACGGAGACAGTGACCAAAG TGTGGATCATAACCTCCCGGACAGCCCGTTCGCATCGCCAACCATGTCCGCAGCGTTTGCTCGTGATCCTTTCGCGCCAAATGAGTCTGAGATCTCAGCCGCCCCCACAGGATGCCACGCATCCTTTGTTGGCATCAACAATGGCGGCAGCGTCACAAACCATCTGAGGCCCTCTGCACTGGATATACCTCCACCGAAGCCCTACTTCTTCCCCATGCCCAG GCTGTCCTCCGATCACGGTGCCGGCGCGATCGGGATGTAA
- the LOC133890879 gene encoding probable apyrase 2 codes for MRRHSALPAGRPETLADRVHRYRGVLLVLLAPLALVSLVLLLMPRSPAASVGGRRTGPMSGAAGAKRYAVIFDAGSSGSRVHVFCFDANLDLVHIGSEIELFVQKKPGLSAFANNPREAADSLVSLLDDAKRVVPAELRDQTPVRVGATAGLRNLGLEKSEQILQAVRDLLREKSSFKTQPDWVTVLDGSQEGAYEWVTINYLLGNLGKTYADTVGVVDLGGGSVQMAYAIPEKDAEKAPKPSDGEDSYVKKLFLKGTTYYLYVHSYLHYGLLAARAEVLKAGNSNGYSNCMLEGYQGQYKYGKDTFEASASPSGASYSKCKDDAVKALKVDEACTHMKCSFGGIWNGGGGSGQKNLFVASFFFDRAAEAGFVNPKAAVAKVKPSDFEQAAQRACKLSVKDAEATYPGVQKDNIPYICMDLVYQYTLLVDGFGVDPNHEMTLVKKVPYSDAYVEAAWPLGSAIEVASSS; via the exons ATGCGCCGCCACTCCGCGCTGCCAGCCGGGCGCCCGGAGACGCTCGCCGACCGCGTCCACCGCTACCGCGGCGTGCTGCTCGTCCTCCTCGCGCCGCTCGCGCTCGTCTCCCTCGTCCTCCTGCTCATGCCGCGCTCGCCCGCCGCGTCCGTCGGCGGGAGGAGGACGGGGCCCATGAGCGGCGCCGCGGGGGCTAAGAGGTACGCCGTCATATTCGACGCCGGGAGCTCCGGGAGCCGCGTCCACGTCTTCTGCTTCGACGCCAACCTGGATCTGGTCCACATTGGCAGCGAGATCGAGCTCTTCGTGCAG AAAAAACCGGGACTTAGTGCGTTTGCCAACAACCCCCGGGAGGCTGCCGATTCGCTCGTTTCTCTCCTTGATGACGCCAAACGAGTGGTTCCCGCGGAATTGCGCGACCAAACGCCTGTCCGAGTCGGG GCCACCGCGGGGCTGAGAAATTTGGGATTAGAAAAGTCCGAGCAGATCTTGCAAGCG GTTAGGGATCTTCTTCGTGAAAAGAGTTCCTTTAAAACCCAGCCTGATTGGGTTACAGTTCTTGATGGATCGCAGGAAGGTGCATACGAGTGG GTTACTATCAATTATCTGTTGGGAAATTTGGGAAAGACTTACGCAGACACAGTTGGAGTGGTCGATCTTGGTGGTGGATCTGTCCAAATGGCATACGCTATCCCAGAGAAGGATGCAGAAAAGGCTCCTAAACCATCTGATGGTGAAGATTCATACGTGAAAAAACTCTTCCTCAAAGGAACCACATACTATCTTTATGTTCATAG TTATTTGCATTATGGGTTGCTGGCTGCTAGAGCAGAGGTCTTAAAGGCTGGCAATAGCAATGGTTACAGCAACTGTATGTTAGAGGGATATCAAG GGCAATACAAATATGGCAAGGATACATTTGAAGcatcagcttcaccttctgGTGCTAGTTATTCAAAATGCAAGGATGATGCTGTGAAGGCTCTTAAAGTTGATGAAGCATGCACCCACATGAAATGTTCTTTTGGTGGCATTTggaatggtggtggtggttctGGACAGAAGAATCTCTTTGTAGCATCGTTTTTCTTTGATAGGGCTGCTGAG GCTGGATTTGTAAACCCCAAGGCAGCTGTTGCTAAGGTTAAACCCTCAGACTTTGAACAAGCTGCTCAGCGTGCTTGTAAGTTAAGCGTGAAGGACGCCGAAGCTACCTACCCTGGTGTCCAAAAGGATAACATTCCATATATCTGCATGGATCTCGTTTATCAGTACACATTACTTGTGGATGGATTCG GCGTTGATCCAAACCATGAGATGACATTGGTAAAGAAGGTCCCTTACAGTGACGCATACGTCGAAGCAGCATGGCCGCTTGGCAGTGCCATCGAGGTTGCATCTTCATCATAG